The genomic DNA ATAATCACTTGAACCTCCTTTGCCACCTGTTGTCGATGTAAGCCAATCCTCTCCGTATGCCACCGTTTTGTCCTGTGGTCCCTGCACTAAAAAATCATCAAAATTTTTAATATTGCGCGGAGAAGAGTCTCCTCCATACAGCGAACTTTCGATGCTCGATGTTGCTTGTTCAATTGCGGCCATCTTTGCCGCTGCAGCAATCGCCTTTTGAATCTCATCATAAATTTCTTCTAGCATTTCTTTCATGCCGGCCGCTCCAAAGTTGGATCCCCACATATCCGCACGCGCATATGAAAATGGCATCATGGTCATGAGAAGCATTAGACTTAATACACAAATCTTTTTGTACATATTTGTTTTATAGTTTTAAAAATGTGTCTTCGATACCATACTTCTGCAACTTTTCCGTAACTTTTGTCTGAAAATCCGACGATTTTTCTATAAGTCCCTGCGCTTGCGCAAGTGTAGCGATCATCGGCGTGATGTCTGTGGAAGATTTTTTATAACTACCGTCTTGATAAAGAGTTTCCATGTACCGCAAAAGATATATGCCCTGTGTATGAATCTCAAGCATTTCTTCCGGAACCTCTACTTCATTCATTTGTTTTTCTGCAGCAATGGCATTTTCTGCCATTGATTCAAAAAATGCATAACTCGTCAGCGATCCGGAAAAATTATTCATATTTTTCATCACCTCCGCTTGAAATGTTTCCGGTGATCGATCAAAAAATCCATTTGGAAAATTGGAAATGAAGACATACGACACCGCCGTGAAGTATTCAATCGCATCTTGCTTCATTTGTTCTTCCTTTTCTCGTTTGGAAAGATCGTCGTAATCCTGATTTTTAACTGTAAACTCACTGATGTCAATCGGTGGCACATCAGTAAAAACCACCTCTTCATTAACTGCATTTGCCATGACCTTTGAAAAATCCTCTGACGTTATTTCCTTATCCCCGGACTCCTGCGCATCAGCAAGATATGAAACGACATTTTCTGCAACCTTTTGCGTTACATTGTTTGTTTGAGATTGTGTTGCCACAATTTGTTTGGGTGCATCAGCTTGCACAATACGATCACCCGGCGCGGGCACAAGCGGATTATAACCACTCTCAATCTCCACTCCGTCAGAATATCCGTCATGATCCGTATCAGAGTTTGTTGGATCAGTACCATAAGAACTTTCTTCTCCATTACTCACCCCGTCGCGATCAAAATCATCAAACAGAGTCAGGTTTGTATCATCGGCAAAACTAAAAAACGAAAACGCTCCCAGCAATAGAACAACGAATACTACAAGAGTGAGCCCATTATAAGAATATTTACCTTTCACAATATTTCTTTTAATTTTATATCACAATTATACCACACTTTTTTTTCTTAGAAAACCAACTAAAATTCTTTCTTTTATAAATTTGTATTCATATCACAAGGATTTTTTCAAAATCATTCGTTTTTTTATAAAACCCGCGAAAAAGATTGATTTAATCTTATTTTTGTGCTATAATTTAGACGTAAGGGTGAGCAATTGATCTCCAACGATCAGATGCTCATTTTTTGTTTTATCGTTTCAATGAAAACACGCTATTTTATCATAAAAGATACTTTCAAAAAGCATTTGCACAAAATGACATATTTTAATCGACGTAAAATTGCATTTATTGGACTTCTCTTCATTCCGATTACATCCGCGAGTACTAGCTTGAATATGTATATTGATAATACAAAACATATCACACAAAAACCAACAGTCATCAACGATACAATTATCAACCTTGATGAGCACATCCACGTTTCTTTTGCAGAAACGATCATTGATCCGACTATTTACGAACGATCCGTCTCTGTAACACCATCGGAAAAACTCATATATCTGTGGAAAGATGACCATCGCTCTGTTGATATAATTCCACAATCATTATGGGATCCAGACACATCATATTCCCTTGCATTTTCATCTGATAATTATCGTTCCTCAAATGGTTTGTCATATATTTTTTCTTTTAAAACTGCACAATACCCACAAATTATCGCGGAAAAAATACCCTCCTCTGATCGCTATGTTCCACAAGGAGAAGAGATCATTTTAACTTTTGATCGTTCACTTCAAAATATTGATTTACAGGCTGTTGTGCGTCCCTTTATACAAACAGAACAGTTTATCGACAAAGAAAATAATGAACTTCATATACGCATCACGGGAGAACCTGATGGATCACTCAGTGAACACAATCTCACACTTTTTGCCAAATATTCCACGGATGATTCGATGCGTTTTTTTCCTATTGATTCTATACAATTCAATGCGATATTACCCACGCCAAATGTCTGGCCAAAAGCTTTTGCTGAGCGACTTGATATTGCCCGTCGGTCAACAATGCCCCTCATAAAAGAAAGCAAGTACATTGACGTTAATCTCGATGCCCAAGTTACAACATTGTTTGACCATGGTGCTTTTGTCACAAATTTTGTAAATTCCCCCGGCGCAAAAGACACACCCACACCAAAAGGCACATACAAGATC from Parcubacteria group bacterium includes the following:
- a CDS encoding L,D-transpeptidase, whose amino-acid sequence is MKTRYFIIKDTFKKHLHKMTYFNRRKIAFIGLLFIPITSASTSLNMYIDNTKHITQKPTVINDTIINLDEHIHVSFAETIIDPTIYERSVSVTPSEKLIYLWKDDHRSVDIIPQSLWDPDTSYSLAFSSDNYRSSNGLSYIFSFKTAQYPQIIAEKIPSSDRYVPQGEEIILTFDRSLQNIDLQAVVRPFIQTEQFIDKENNELHIRITGEPDGSLSEHNLTLFAKYSTDDSMRFFPIDSIQFNAILPTPNVWPKAFAERLDIARRSTMPLIKESKYIDVNLDAQVTTLFDHGAFVTNFVNSPGAKDTPTPKGTYKIYNKDPYALSSMFQVYLPFWMAFTEDGEYGFHDLIVWPEGHADMPQGGKESIASIGNAVSPGCVRHDAKNSKYIYNWAEIGTPVVIH